In Isoptericola variabilis 225, the genomic window CGGTCGACGACCCGGCGATCGTCAACGCCGACCCGTTCGGCGCGGGGTGGCTCTTCAAGGTCGAGGTGACCGCCACGGGCGACCTCCTCACGGCCGAGGAGTACGCCCAGCACACCGCCTGAGTGCCGACTCGGCACGTTGTGACCAAACTGTGACCTTCGGAGATTCTGGACCGAAGATCACCGTGGCAGCGCTCTGACCAGCGCAAACACGGGCCGGTGCGTGACTGTGACGGACGCGCACCGGCCCGTTCTGCGTCGTCGGACGCACAACTCGGCGTGACGCGCGTCATGAAACGGGCTCCTCCTCCTCCCCATGCGTAGCGGCTGTCCCCAGGCCGGTCACGTCACGACCGGCGGCCGCGATGGAGGAACGAGCATGAGCACCATGGAGCTGAACAGCCCGATCTCGGTTCACCCGGGCATGATCCTGACCCGCCGTGAGCAGGTCGTGCTGTCGAACCTGTCCGAGGACGTCACCCTCGAGCAGATCGCGTCGAAGCTGTTCGTCACGCGCAACACCGTCAAGTCGCAGGTGCGCAGCGTCTACCGCAAGCTCGGCGTGTCGAGCCGTGCCGAGGCGGTGGCCTGGGCCCGTCGCGCGGGGATCCGCACGAGCTGACGACCAACGAGGACGAGGCCTCGTCGACCGGCAGGGGGGCTGCCGGAGGCGAGGCCTCGCTGTGTTCGGGATCGGGCCGGACCGCACCCTCCCGTCACGGGCGCGACACCGCCGCGTCACGTCGGGATGGCAGACTCGCTGCATGACCGACCGTCGCCTCGTGGTCGCCGCCGCGATCGTCGACGACCTCGACCGCCCCGCCTGGTTGCTGGCCGCGCGCCGCAGCCGGCCCGCCGCGCTGGCGGGGCGCTGGGAGTTT contains:
- a CDS encoding LuxR C-terminal-related transcriptional regulator is translated as MSTMELNSPISVHPGMILTRREQVVLSNLSEDVTLEQIASKLFVTRNTVKSQVRSVYRKLGVSSRAEAVAWARRAGIRTS